One Apium graveolens cultivar Ventura unplaced genomic scaffold, ASM990537v1 ctg5274, whole genome shotgun sequence DNA segment encodes these proteins:
- the LOC141702542 gene encoding protein SODIUM POTASSIUM ROOT DEFECTIVE 2-like isoform X1: protein MAYQDRFKVWESSGVRIVPVLSQPHDSWTGERGFVQDAFSRDKKIYNPHSTGEVLCGHRQVAEVVVLRVSLHCRGCERKMRKHIFKMEGVTSFNIDFAAKKLTVVGNVTPLSVLASVSKVKKAQLLT, encoded by the exons ATGGCTTATCAG GATAGGTTCAAAGTTTGGGAATCGTCCGGAGTTAGAATTGTTCCAGTATTATCTCAACCACATGATAGCTGGACTGGTGAACGTGGCTTTGTACAG GATGCTTTTTCAAGAGACAAAAAAATTTACAACCCTCATTCTACTGGTGAAGTGCTCTGCGGTCATAGACAGGTGGCTGAG GTAGTAGTACTTCGAGTGTCTCTTCATTGCAGAGGATGCGAAAGAAAAATGAGGAAACATATATTCAAAATGGAAG GAGTAACATCTTTTAACATAGACTTTGCTGCAAAGAAGTTGACAGTTGTTGGAAATGTAACACCGTTATCGGTATTGGCTAGTGTCTCCAAAGTGAAAAAAGCTCAACTCTTGACATAA
- the LOC141702542 gene encoding fruit protein pKIWI502-like isoform X2: MAYQDRFKVWESSGVRIVPVLSQPHDSWTGERGFVQDAFSRDKKIYNPHSTGEVLCGHRQVAEVVVLRVSLHCRGCERKMRKHIFKMEGCVLYFARLDNAPMKKITTLLVKQLVPSYLLDGLYI, from the exons ATGGCTTATCAG GATAGGTTCAAAGTTTGGGAATCGTCCGGAGTTAGAATTGTTCCAGTATTATCTCAACCACATGATAGCTGGACTGGTGAACGTGGCTTTGTACAG GATGCTTTTTCAAGAGACAAAAAAATTTACAACCCTCATTCTACTGGTGAAGTGCTCTGCGGTCATAGACAGGTGGCTGAG GTAGTAGTACTTCGAGTGTCTCTTCATTGCAGAGGATGCGAAAGAAAAATGAGGAAACATATATTCAAAATGGAAG GTTGCGTCTTATATTTTGCTCGGCTTGATAATGCTCCTATGAAGAAG ATCACAACTTTGTTAGTAAAACAGCTGGTTCCATCTTACCTACTGGATGGACTTTATATTTGA